In the genome of Pangasianodon hypophthalmus isolate fPanHyp1 chromosome 23, fPanHyp1.pri, whole genome shotgun sequence, one region contains:
- the pithd1 gene encoding PITH domain-containing protein 1 translates to MSGHGHGHGHGHGHGCCEDDHEPAERGVEYGLYRRIDIDKLQCLNESRDGDGKLVFKPWDQRTDREKFVESDADEELLFNIPFTGSVKLKGIILSGEDDESHPAEIRLYKNIPQMSFDDISREPEQAFRINRDPLAELEYPTKIARFSNVQHLSIHIPRNFGADSTRVYYIGLRGEYTEAHRHEVTICNYEAAANPADHKLEAITPQTHFIS, encoded by the exons ATGTCTGGACACGGGCATGGACATGGGCATGGGCATGGGCACGGGTGTTGTGAGGATGATCATGAACCTGCTGAACGCGGTGTGGAGTATGGACTGTACCGACGCATCGACATCGACAAGCTGCAGTGTCTCAATGAGAGCCGAGATGGAGACGGCAAACTGGTGTTCAAACCGTGGGATCAGCgcacagacagagaaaag TTTGTAGAGAGCGACGCTGATGAGGAACTCCTGTTCAATATCCC GTTTACTGGAAGTGTAAAGCTGAAAGGAATTATACTTTCTGGAGAGGATGATGAGTCTCATCCAGCTGAAATAAGGCT ATACAAGAACATCCCGCAAATGTCATTTGATGATATAAGCAGAGAGCCAGAGCAAGCATTTCGTATAAACAGGGATCCACTGGCTGAACTTGAGTATCCGACTAA gATTGCACGCTTTTCTAACGTCCAACACTTGTCTATTCATATTCCTCGAAACTTTGGGGCTGATTCTACTCGTGTCTACTACATTGGACTTCGGGGAGAATATACTGAG gCTCACAGACATGAGGTGACAATCTGTAACTATGAGGCAGCAGCAAATCCAGCAGATCATAAACTGGAAGCCATTACTCCGCAGACACACTTCATTTCATGA